The Pseudanabaena galeata CCNP1313 genome includes a region encoding these proteins:
- a CDS encoding type II toxin-antitoxin system HicB family antitoxin — MKNSKKAYNYTVLLEKEEDGGYHAFCPILRGCHSQGDTFEEAIANITEAIELYIESLIADSQPIPRENLIVKPLSVLV, encoded by the coding sequence ATGAAAAACAGCAAAAAAGCATATAACTATACGGTGCTTCTAGAAAAGGAAGAAGATGGAGGTTATCACGCTTTTTGTCCTATTCTCAGAGGTTGTCATTCTCAGGGGGATACTTTTGAAGAAGCGATCGCTAATATTACGGAAGCTATTGAGCTATATATTGAAAGTTTAATAGCTGATAGTCAGCCTATCCCTAGAGAAAACTTAATTGTTAAGCCTCTGAGTGTTTTGGTATGA
- a CDS encoding type II toxin-antitoxin system PemK/MazF family toxin, translating into MNIKQGEVWLADLGIAAKTRPVVIVSRYDANPPRVLVIYVPLTTQYRNSEYEVVLPNLKFLNQSSIANVQGIASIPTARLERKLGDLPSDVMSQIKKAIIFSMDLSL; encoded by the coding sequence ATGAATATTAAACAGGGTGAAGTTTGGTTAGCAGATTTAGGGATAGCTGCAAAGACTCGTCCTGTTGTCATTGTTTCTCGTTATGATGCAAATCCTCCAAGAGTTTTAGTGATTTATGTTCCATTGACGACTCAGTATAGAAATAGTGAGTATGAGGTCGTACTTCCTAACTTGAAGTTTCTCAATCAATCATCTATAGCTAATGTTCAGGGTATTGCTTCTATTCCTACCGCAAGGTTAGAACGCAAGTTGGGAGATTTGCCGAGTGATGTAATGTCGCAAATCAAGAAAGCAATTATTTTTTCGATGGATTTAAGTTTGTAA
- a CDS encoding type II toxin-antitoxin system Phd/YefM family antitoxin, which translates to MIELKNIHSLSDFKRNAKEFIERIKSTQSPMVLTVNGKAEVVVQDAHAFQAICDRAEQAEAELRALKLATLQQDINLGIAQLKNGDYTEYDSDTLPNLLENIKNRGQKRLANKNESI; encoded by the coding sequence ATGATCGAGCTAAAAAATATCCATTCCCTCAGCGACTTCAAGCGCAACGCCAAAGAATTTATCGAACGCATTAAATCAACACAATCGCCTATGGTTCTAACCGTTAACGGTAAAGCTGAAGTCGTTGTCCAAGATGCTCATGCCTTTCAAGCAATATGCGATCGGGCAGAGCAAGCCGAAGCCGAACTTCGCGCCCTGAAACTCGCAACACTACAACAAGACATTAACCTCGGAATTGCACAACTCAAAAATGGTGATTACACCGAATACGATTCGGACACATTACCCAATCTATTAGAAAACATTAAAAATCGTGGTCAAAAACGCCTAGCTAATAAAAATGAATCGATTTAA
- a CDS encoding type II toxin-antitoxin system RelE/ParE family toxin, which yields MNRFKISRQADRDLEDMWVYLAQNDSLAADLLLAKVLDKFPMLAQFPEMGRGRKELSEELRSFPVKPYIIFYKRMETYIEIVRILHQSRDIENQF from the coding sequence ATGAATCGATTTAAGATATCCCGACAAGCAGATCGTGACCTTGAGGATATGTGGGTATATCTTGCTCAAAATGATTCCCTAGCAGCCGATTTATTACTAGCAAAAGTCCTAGACAAGTTTCCTATGCTTGCACAGTTTCCAGAGATGGGTAGAGGCAGAAAAGAGCTTTCAGAAGAACTGCGTAGTTTCCCAGTTAAGCCATACATTATCTTCTACAAAAGAATGGAAACTTACATTGAAATTGTGCGTATTCTGCATCAGTCTAGAGATATTGAAAATCAGTTCTAA
- a CDS encoding type II toxin-antitoxin system RelE family toxin has translation MSYSIDFTSEAIADLAKIDRTNQIRIARKIKWLGENFEQITPLSLSGNLSSFFKLRVGDYRVIYAIAQSQKSVIIHQVGHRREIYD, from the coding sequence ATGAGCTATAGCATTGATTTTACTTCTGAGGCGATCGCGGATCTTGCGAAAATTGATCGCACTAATCAAATACGGATAGCTCGTAAAATTAAGTGGTTAGGCGAGAATTTTGAACAAATTACGCCTCTATCTCTTTCTGGCAATTTATCAAGCTTTTTTAAGCTGCGTGTTGGAGATTATCGGGTTATTTATGCGATCGCCCAATCACAAAAAAGTGTCATTATTCATCAGGTCGGACATCGTAGAGAAATTTATGATTAG
- a CDS encoding type II toxin-antitoxin system HicA family toxin: MSNFPSVKAKEFIRVIEKLGFHFDRQKGSHAIYKNIQGKRVVVPIHSGKDIKQGTLMGMIQDIDVDKETFFKLLQE, encoded by the coding sequence ATGAGCAACTTTCCAAGTGTTAAGGCTAAGGAGTTTATCAGAGTTATCGAAAAGTTGGGGTTTCATTTCGATCGCCAAAAAGGGAGTCATGCTATCTATAAAAATATTCAGGGAAAAAGAGTTGTTGTTCCAATTCATTCTGGGAAAGATATCAAACAAGGTACTTTGATGGGAATGATTCAAGATATTGATGTGGATAAAGAGACTTTTTTCAAATTACTACAAGAATAA